A portion of the Lolium rigidum isolate FL_2022 chromosome 1, APGP_CSIRO_Lrig_0.1, whole genome shotgun sequence genome contains these proteins:
- the LOC124686055 gene encoding probable histone acetyltransferase HAC-like 3: protein MMALSLRGVQQQYAPTAFPTRKPYAQVAARILQLDNMDSETSPVRSMIQNKIVNYLKAREEFCNFHQHYLVAISKHIDDQFYKDAESQIQYMDFETVEVRLNAVLNHGNIRYSRASSAVLPTYYSEQPVKEETDSSIQHGRALPGSINPSLPATDISGFAPNDHHNFPANVAHSSAESLAETTASPSMSTLPKCSSSLAGDSSGGVHTFHTKINFQGDVHQVDSPQPSTSGSSSSLPAMCDRSANHKNDRQYSSGQLPPLLQYRERDEELYTCSHPIEQSDQSNITAWGDDLSYLYEQSKMRQNMKGECGLAGRMQVNEISSQASSCQGSSREKCSNLNTKFSHKQCRYMADSGYCGSVKERMERAGQTSKSTLSKPASPISDESSGKQRPAKRLKVNFPSPVHAAKVEFPKEQQPAADEIVSSETVQSETTELPTKSPSGCSLVDSNVVPGLISGDLHSMDSVILPETAVQAEELCDVNGDIEMKDSKLNSVDETSIGASISAMKKSGASVLHALTADELRDHMRSLNHHTCPSKVTMEELQSGLPDQNTCNLCGMERLLFEPPPRFCALCFKIINSTGSYYVHVEDGNDKASICCKCHHLCSGKAKYQKRFNYAETDAEPEWWVACDKCKAWQHQICALFNPKVVEEAAEYTCAKCLLKEKDSGDINLLESSTVLGALELPRTKLSDHIEQRLSARLEHERLQRARASGKVLKEVPGVEGLTVRVVSSAVRILQVQPRFRDFFKEGIYPGEFPYKSKAILLFQKNEGVDVCLFAMYVQEYGSDSPLPNRRHVYLAYIDSVKYFRPEIKSASGEALRTFVYHEILISYLDYCKKHGFVSCSIWACPSTKRDDYVLYCHPTSQKMPKSDKLRSWYQNLVKKAVKEGVVVERSTLYDFFLQPTSECKANISAACLPYCENDFWPGEAERLLEMKDDKTSQKKETQVGRLLRVAKRDDRKGDLEDILLAHKLGEKMRTMKEDFIMLCLQQFCKHCHQPIVSGKSWVCTSCKNFHLCDQCHADELTAPQKDRHPATTKQKHAFLRIEEEPLPETDDGDPTMESKYFDSRVDFLKHCQDNQYQFDTLRRAKHSTMMILYHLHDSACSACHRTMDQCLAWRCLVCIGCKFCDSCYKQGGANLHIHELKQTDSRHLVPNYTLQDYLEGLVHASKCFYDPHNCTFKLCIMMKKLFFHGARCDIRNQGGCRKCIFMWKLLLTHSKHCDHGDCSVPRCRDIKVFMGTGACAVDC from the exons ATGATGGCACTTAGCCTGCGAGGGGTCCAGCAGCAGTATGCACCGACTGCCTTTCCTACCCGGAAACCTTATGCACAGGTTGCAGCGCGAATCCTTCAGCTGGATAATATGGATTCAGAAACTTCTCCAGTTCGTTCCATGATTCAAAATAAAAT TGTTAACTACCTGAAAGCAAGGGAGGAGTTCTGTAACTTCCACCAACATTATCTTGTGGCAATTTCAAAACATATTGATGATCAGTTTTATAAGGATGCTGAATCACAG ATCCAGTACATGGATTTCGAAACTGTAGAAGTTAGGTTGAATGCTGTTCTCAATCATGGCAACATTAGATATTCTCGGGCTTCTTCAGCAGTGTTACCCACATACTACTCAGAAcagcctgtgaaagaagaaacagATTCAAGTATACAGCATGGCAGAGCTCTTCCTGGTTCTATTAATCCGTCCCTGCCTGCAACTGACATATCAG GATTTGCACCAAATGACCACCATAACTTTCCTGCAAACGTTGCCCATTCATCAGCTGAAAGCTTAGCAGAGACCACGGCTTCTCCATCTATGTCAACACTACCAAAATGCAGTTCCTCTCTTGCTGGGGATTCCAGTGGTGGAGTGCATACTTTCCATACAAAGATAAATTTCCAAG GCGATGTTCATCAAGTTGATAGTCCACAACCGTCGACCTCTGGTAGTTCCAGTTCTTTGCCTGCAATGTGTGACCGGTCCGCAAATCATAAAAATGACAGACAATATTCCTCTGGCCAACTACCACCATTGCTGCAATACAGAGAACGTGATGAAGAGTTGTATACATGTAGTCACCCAATAGAGCAATCAGATCAGTCAAATATCACAGCTTGGGGCGACGACTTGTCTTATCTCTACGAACAATCTAAAATGCGCCAGAACATGAAAGGAGAGTGCGGACTTGCTGGACGGATGCAAGTGAATGAAATTTCTAGCCAGGCATCGAGCTGCCAAGGTTCCAGCAGAGAGAAATGCTCTAACTTAAacacaaaattcagtcataagcaATGCCGCTACATGGCGGATTCTGGTTATTGTGGTTCTGTTAAAGAGAGAATGGAGAGAGCTGGACAGACATCAAAGAGCACTCTATCAAagccagcttcacctatttcagaTGAATCTTCTGGCAAGCAACGTCCGGCAAAACGTTTGAAGGTTAATTTTCCCAGTCCTGTCCATGCCGCTAAAGTAGAGTTTCCAAAGGAACAACAGCCAGCTGCCGATGAAATTGTCTCTTCTGAAACAGTACAGTCTGAGACCACAGAGTTACCTACAAAATCACCCTCTGGCTGTTCATTAGTGGACAGCAATGTTGTACCTGGACTGATCAGTGGAGATCTACATAGCATGGACAGTGTTATATTGCCAGAGACTGCTGTACAAGCAGAAGAACTGTGTGATGTAAATGGTGACATTGAGATGAAGGACTCTAAGCTTAACTCGGTGGATGAAACATCAATAGGAGCCAGCATAAGTGCAATGAAGAAAAGCGGGGCTTCAGTACTTCATGCTTTAACTGCTGATGAACTTAGAGATCACATGAGAAGTTTGAACCATCATACTTGTCCG AGCAAGGTGACAATGGAAGAACTCCAGTCAGGCTTGCCCGACCAAAATACATGCAATTTATGTGGGATGGAGAGGCTTCTTTTTGAACCTCCCCCACGATTTTGTGCTCTCTGTTTTAAAATAATAAATTCGACCGGATCGTATTATGTTCATGTGGAAGATGGGAATGATAAGGCTTCAATATGTTGCAAATGTCACCATCTTTGTAGTGGGAAAGCTAAATATCAGAAGAGATTCAATTATGCAGAAACAGATGCTGAGCCTGAATGG TGGGTCGCGTGCGATAAGTGCAAAGCTTGGCAGCATCAAATATGCGCTCTTTTTAACCCTAAGGTTGTGGAGGAGGCGGCAGAATATACTTGTGCCAAATGTTTATTGAAGGAGAAGGATAGTGGAGATATAAATTTGCTGGAGTCATCTACTGTTCTAGGAGCATTGGAGTTACCAAGAACTAAACTGAGTGATCATATTGAGCAAAGACTTTCAGCTCGGCTTGAGCACGAGCGGCTGCAGAGGGCAAGGGCTTCAGGAAAAGTCCTCAAAGAG GTACCTGGAGTTGAAGGTCTTACTGTTAGAGTGGTTTCTTCAGCAGTGAGAATACTTCAAGTCCAACCACGTTTTCGGGATTTTTTTAAAGAAGGAATATATCCTGGGGAGTTCCCGTACAAATCAAAG GCTATTCTCTTGTTTCAAAAGAATGAAGGTGTGGATGTTTGTCTATTCGCAATGTATGTGCAAGAGTATGGTTCTGATAGCCCATTACCGAATCGAAGGCATGTATATCTTGCATATATCGATTCTGTCAAGTACTTCAGGCCTGAAATCAAATCTGCAAGTGGGGAAGCTCTCCGTACCTTCGTGTACCATGAAATTTTG ATTAGCTATTTGGACTACTGCAAGAAACACGGATTTGTAAGCTGCTCCATATGGGCTTGCCCATCTACAAAGCGTGATGATTATGTTTTGTACTGTCATCCCACGTCACAGAAAATGCCAAAGTCTGACAAACTTCGGAGCTG GTACCAAAACTTGGTCAAGAAGGCTGTTAAGGAGGGTGTGGTTGTGGAGCGCAGTACGCTCTACGACTTCTTCCTTCAGCCTACCAGTGAATGCAAGGCCAATATCTCAGCAGCATGCTTGCCATACTGTGAAAACGACTTCTGGCCTGGGGAAGCGGAGAGACTCCTTGAGATGAAAGATGACAAGACCTCACAGAAGAAAGAGACACAAGTTGGAAGGCTCCTACGGGTTGCCAAACGTGATGACAGGAAAGGAGACCTTGAGGATATCTTACTAGcacacaag CTTGGTGAAAAGATGCGAACAATGAAAGAAGACTTTATTATGCTTTGTCTTCAGCAGTTTTGCAAGCATTGCCACCAACCTATTGTGTCCGGTAAAAGTTGGGTTTGTACCTCCTGCAAAAACTTCCATCTTTGTGACCA ATGTCATGCAGATGAGCTAACTGCTCCACAAAAGGACAGGCATCCGGCTACAACAAAACAAAAGCATGCATTTCTCAGA ATAGAGGAAGAACCTCTTCCAGAGACTGATGATGGAGATCCAACAATGGAAAGCAAGTATTTTGACAGCAGAGTAGATTTCTTGAAGCACTGTCAAGATAATCAATACCAGTTTGATACACTCCGACGGGCAAAACACTCAACAATGATGATTCTTTATCATCTACATGATTCAGCTTGTTCTGCTTGTCATCGTACCATGGATCAATGCTTGGCATGGAGGTGCCTTGTTTGTATTGGCTGCAAATTTTGCGATTCATGCTATAAACAAGGCGGTGCAAATTTGCATATTCATGAACTTAAACAGACAGACAGTCGCCACCTAGTGCCAAACTACACTCTACAG GACTACCTCGAGGGGCTGGTGCATGCATCAAAATGCTTCTACGATCCGCATAATTGCACTTTCAAACTGTGTATTATGATGAAGAAGTTGTTTTTTCATGGTGCACGATGTGATATCCGCAACCAAGGAGGTTGCCGGAAGTGTATCTTCATGTGGAAACTTCTGCTCACCCATTCAAAACATTGTGACCACGGGGACTGCTCAGTTCCCAGATGCAG GGATATAAAGGTATTCATGGGTACCGGAGCTTGTGCTGTAGATTGCTAG
- the LOC124648272 gene encoding protein MIZU-KUSSEI 1-like produces the protein MERTFPPGAGAAAAASPLTASKNGATASGGGGIPWLLRKRGASSKAPHGGPLAAQEERPDNVDDEVELEEGAGFAVSTPSAAGGMTPEPARKRREAALARLRSAVLAVVARARRRRGRRPMGSSVTGTIFGRRRGRVHLALQTDPRAPPALMVELGAYSTGALVREMSSGLVRIALECEKKTPPHTGGERRRTALVEEPTWRAYCNGRKCGYAARRECGAEEWRVLRAVENVSVGAGVVPDGGAGEGDLMYMRARFERVVGSRDSEAFYMINPDGNGGPELSIYLLRV, from the exons ATGGAGAGAACCTTTCCTCCAGGTGCAGGTGCAGCAGCGGCGGCCTCGCCGCTCACGGCATCCAAGAACGGCGCCaccgcgagcggcggcggcggcatcccgtGGCTGCTCAGGAAGCGCGGCGCCAGCAGCAAGGCGCCACACGGCGGGCCGCTCGCCGCGCAGGAAGAACGTCCGGACAACGTCGACGATGAGGTGGAGCTGGAGGAGGGCGCCGGCTTCGCCGTCTCCACTCCATCCGCCGCCGGAGGAATGACCCCCGAGCCGGCGAGGAAGcgccgggaggcggcgctggcgcggCTCCGGTCGGCGGTGCTGGCCGTGGTggcgcgcgcgcggcgccggcgcgggcgcAGGCCGATGGGGTCGAGCGTCACCGGCACCATCTTCGGCCGGCGCCGCGGCCGCGTGCACCTCGCCCTGCAGACGgacccgcgcgcgccgcccgcgcTCATGGTGGAGCTCGGCGCCTACTCCACCGGCGCGCTCGTCCGGGAGATGTCCTCCGGCCTCGTCCGCATCGCCCTCGAGTGCGAGAAGAAAACGCCTCCACACACAG gcggcgagcggcggcggacggcgcTGGTGGAGGAGCCGACGTGGCGGGCGTACTGCAACGGGCGCAAGTGCGGCTACGCGGCGCGGCGGGAGTGCGGCGCCGAGGAGTGGCGGGTGCTGCGGGCCGTCGAGAACGTCTCCGTCGGCGCGGGCGTCGTCCcggacggcggcgccggcgagggggACCTCATGTACATGAGGGCCAGGTTCGAGAGGGTGGTGGGATCCAGGGACTCGGAGGCATTCTACATGATAAACCCCGACGGCAACGGAGGGCCCGAGCTCAGCATCTATCTCCTCAGAGTCTAA